The following nucleotide sequence is from Acidobacteriota bacterium.
TTGTTGCAAAAGACAGGCCCCGGACGGGAAGAATCTCCTGGCTGGGGGGCGATTTTTCCGGGTTGGCCCCATCTCAGATCTTCCCGCCCGCCGCAAAGAGGCTCTCGCTGCCTTGCTCACCCTTTGCTAACATCTCTGAGGATGGGCGAGAAGATCGTAGTCATCGGGGGAAACGCTGCCGGAATGACGGCTGCCAGCCGGGCCAAGCGGCTCGATCCCGACTTGCGGATCCTCATTCTGGAAGCCGGACACTATATTTCCTATTCCATCTGCGGGGTTCCTTTCTACGTGGCGGGAGGCCTCGGGCAGCCCTCCGACTTGACGGCCTTCGATCCGGATTCCCTCAAGGCCGAACGCGACATTGAGGCTCGCACGCGAGTGCGGGTGGAGGAGATCTGGAATGGGCGCCGGATGCTGCTGGCTCGCCGCCTCGATTCGGGGGAGACTTTCCAGCAACCCTACGACCGCCTGGTGTTGGCGACCGGATACACCCCCCGCCGTCCCGACGTCGAGGGATGCCGCCTGGAGAACGTTTTCACGGTCAGCCGCCTGGAACACGGCCAGCGGATCCGGGCTGCCGTCGAGGCCGGACGGCTGCGCCGGGCCGCCGTCATCGGCGGCGGCTACATCGGACTCATGATGGCCGAGGCCCTCGTCCAAAGCGGACTCGAAGTGCTGCTCTTCGAGCGCCAATCCCACATCCAGCCCCAGCTCGACGACGACCTCTGCCAGGTCATCGAGGAGGAGTTGGGACGCAACAACGTACAGCTCCACTTGAGTGCTCCCGTCGGCCGCCTTTGCGGAGAGAGGCGGGTGGAAGCCGTGGAAGCCGGCGGCAAGAGGTGGCCGGTGGACCTG
It contains:
- a CDS encoding FAD-dependent oxidoreductase, whose amino-acid sequence is MGEKIVVIGGNAAGMTAASRAKRLDPDLRILILEAGHYISYSICGVPFYVAGGLGQPSDLTAFDPDSLKAERDIEARTRVRVEEIWNGRRMLLARRLDSGETFQQPYDRLVLATGYTPRRPDVEGCRLENVFTVSRLEHGQRIRAAVEAGRLRRAAVIGGGYIGLMMAEALVQSGLEVLLFERQSHIQPQLDDDLCQVIEEELGRNNVQLHLSAPVGRLCGERRVEAVEAGGKRWPVDLALIDVGVEPNTELAHRAGIALGVSGGIQVDARGCTDFNAVYAAGNCAETIHLVSRRPICSTLGTTAAKQGRVVGENLAGMRSTFKGSLETSLERVFGLSVARTGLTLRQALQTGFEADALTVKAPDRAAYFQGSSPLHLRLVWEKRSGRLLGGQMVGGHSVAKRVDTLATALSARMKVDDLSQLDLAYAPPYATLWDPVQIAANQALKRLRRR